Genomic segment of Candidatus Spechtbacterales bacterium:
ATAAGAAGGGTCGTGCGCTATGAAGTTTCGCACCTTATGCACGCGCCAGGCATCATCCAGGCGCGGAAATTGTTCGGGCTTTATCTGCCTCATACGCTCCCCCATTACATTTCCTTTGTAACCCAGCGCTTTTATAACTTCGTCTAAAATACTGTCTGCCTCTAAAATTGCCAGCTTCCACTCCGCTTCCTGTTCAGAAGATATTCTTTCCTCTACCCGTTTCCACTGGGATACAAGCTTGCCTTTTGGAACAGGGCTTTCGTGCCAGGCATCACGCAACTGCGAGACCTTAGCTGTTATTATTCCTGTTTTTCTCAAAAGATGTATCCAGTACCAAAACAAAAAAGCAGATAATAAAAAACTAAAAAGCTGAACTATCAGAAAAAAGCGGGAATAAAGAATGCCGTTAATGGCCGATATCGGGTCCTCAGCGATATTTGATGGGAGGTTATTAAATATTTGTTGTAAAATTTCCATAATTTTTAGCTAACTTCTTTCTCATAAAGCCCTGCTATGTCTAAAAGTTCGTAATCTTTTTTATGAGGCGACATCAGCTGTAAACCCACAGGCAAATCTTTTCCGTCTTCAGAAACTGTCCCCACGGGTATAGATATCGCGGGCAAACCAACCAGATTAGCGCTTACCGTGTAGACATCAGAAAGATACATGGAAATAGGATTGTCTGTTTTTTCTCCAAATTTAAAAGGAAGTCCGGGGGTTGTTGGGGAAACTATAACATCTACCTCCTTAAAAGCTTCCGCAAAATCTTCTGCTATCATACTTCTTACTTTTTGCGCCTTCAAGTAGTAGGCGTCATAGTATCCGGATGAAAGGGTGTGTGTGCCAAGCATTATCCTTCTTTTTGTCTCTTTGCCAAGCCCCGCTCCTCTTACCTCAATATATCCATCAAGCAAGTCTCCGGTAAAATCTTCGGCAATATGTTTTCCGTATCTTATGCCGTCGTATCGCGCCAAGTTACTTGATACCTCAGATGGCATAATAATGTAGTAAACCGCAAGCCCATATGAAGCGCGGGGAAGACTTATTTCTTTAACCTCAGCTCCCAAGCTTTTGTACACATCAAGGGCCTCCATTGTTTTATTTTTTATTCGCTCATCCAATCCCTCTCCAAGAAATTCCTTAACTATGCCAATTTTCAGATTTTTCGGATTTTTTATATTTCCTTGCTCTTCTATTTCCAAGGATGTAGCATCCATCTTATCGCGCCCCAAAAGATACGGAAAAACTATCTTAGCATCTTCCACTGTGCGAGTGAGTGGTCCTATCTGGTCTAAAGAAGATGCCATAGCTATAAGCCCATGGCGAGATACCGCCCCGTAAGTGGGTTTAAAGCCCACAACACCGCAAAAAGCGGCAGGCTGCCTTATAGAGCCCCCTGTGTCTGAGCCCAGTGCCCATGGCGCAAGTCCCGCGGCAACAGCTGCCGCAGAACCTCCTGAAGACCCGCCGGGTACGCGCGCGGTATCCACCGGGTTTTTAGTTGGCCCGAAAGCTGAATTTTCTGTTGAAGAACCCATAGCAAACTCGTCCATATTTGTCTTGCCTAAAATTATAGAACCCTCACCTCTTAAATTTTTTACAACCGTAGATTCATAAGCGGCTGTATAATTTTCCAGCATGCGCGACCCGGCAGTTGCCGGAAGGTCTTTAGCAAGAATGTTATCCTTTACCGCGTAAGGAATACCAAAAAGCGGACTATCGCCACGCGCGGATAGTTTTTCATCAGCGCTCAAGGCCTCTTTTCGCGCCTCCTCATTTAAAGAAAGATAGCTTTTAATTTCCCCATCCGCCTCTTTTATACGCCCAAGATAATGCTCTACCAACTCGGCGCTTGATATCTCTTTTTCTTTTAATTTTTTTATTATCTCCTTAACTGTCATTATATAAATAACATTAATTGCGATCCTTAAATACGGATTTAACTTTCGCAAATCCATTGTGCTTAAAAGGCACGGCGCGCATCAAAACCTCCACCGCGCGCGCTCTTATATTCGTATTAGATTCTTCCTGAATATCGTCCCTTAAAACAGTCTGTAAATTAACGGCCTGTGTCATCGGTTCCACCGACGAGGTGTCAAGCTCATCTAACTGCCGGGCATATTCAAGCACAGACGAGAGTTCCTCGGCGTAATACTCAAGTTCTTTTTCTTCTATATTCAGCCGTGACAACTCTGCCACTTTTTTAACCTCGCCTTTTGTTAGTTTTTCCATAAATTATTTTATCAAC
This window contains:
- the gatA gene encoding Asp-tRNA(Asn)/Glu-tRNA(Gln) amidotransferase subunit GatA, which encodes MTVKEIIKKLKEKEISSAELVEHYLGRIKEADGEIKSYLSLNEEARKEALSADEKLSARGDSPLFGIPYAVKDNILAKDLPATAGSRMLENYTAAYESTVVKNLRGEGSIILGKTNMDEFAMGSSTENSAFGPTKNPVDTARVPGGSSGGSAAAVAAGLAPWALGSDTGGSIRQPAAFCGVVGFKPTYGAVSRHGLIAMASSLDQIGPLTRTVEDAKIVFPYLLGRDKMDATSLEIEEQGNIKNPKNLKIGIVKEFLGEGLDERIKNKTMEALDVYKSLGAEVKEISLPRASYGLAVYYIIMPSEVSSNLARYDGIRYGKHIAEDFTGDLLDGYIEVRGAGLGKETKRRIMLGTHTLSSGYYDAYYLKAQKVRSMIAEDFAEAFKEVDVIVSPTTPGLPFKFGEKTDNPISMYLSDVYTVSANLVGLPAISIPVGTVSEDGKDLPVGLQLMSPHKKDYELLDIAGLYEKEVS
- the gatC gene encoding Asp-tRNA(Asn)/Glu-tRNA(Gln) amidotransferase subunit GatC; amino-acid sequence: MEKLTKGEVKKVAELSRLNIEEKELEYYAEELSSVLEYARQLDELDTSSVEPMTQAVNLQTVLRDDIQEESNTNIRARAVEVLMRAVPFKHNGFAKVKSVFKDRN